Proteins encoded in a region of the Cupriavidus pauculus genome:
- the waaC gene encoding lipopolysaccharide heptosyltransferase I has translation MKRILVIKITSLGDMVHTLPLISDLRRAYPEAKIDWVADASCADIPRWAVGVDRVISPPLRGFKKQRSLKNLGGILKAIRQLRREKYDAVVDVHGVMKSAIVARLARAPRRYGYAAEFLGEPQAEVFYTDIYGPHGDATCRHKMRMVVANALGYEIEPRETNALRVPAPATPLNADGVPRCMLFHATSAEIKKWPQASWVRVGQALTARGYRIQLPWGSDKERQESEALAAQIPGAEVLPRMSITEVAQRVDAAALVVGMDTGFVHLADALGKPSVMLFTATDRQHFGIHTEGQSLSIGDRGAPPTVEDVMAAVDKVTAPHDASPALHQAAGASAMQSPA, from the coding sequence ATGAAGCGCATCCTCGTCATCAAGATCACCTCGCTTGGCGATATGGTCCACACGCTGCCGCTGATCTCCGATCTGCGCCGCGCATATCCGGAAGCGAAGATCGACTGGGTCGCGGATGCATCCTGCGCGGACATCCCCCGCTGGGCCGTCGGGGTCGATCGCGTGATCTCGCCCCCGCTGCGCGGCTTCAAGAAGCAGCGCAGCCTGAAGAACCTCGGCGGCATCCTCAAGGCCATCCGCCAGCTGCGGCGCGAGAAGTACGACGCGGTGGTCGATGTGCACGGCGTGATGAAGAGCGCGATCGTCGCGCGGCTCGCGCGCGCGCCGCGCCGCTACGGCTATGCCGCCGAATTTCTGGGCGAGCCGCAGGCCGAGGTCTTCTACACCGACATCTACGGCCCGCATGGCGACGCCACGTGCCGCCACAAGATGCGCATGGTCGTGGCCAACGCGCTGGGTTACGAGATCGAGCCGCGCGAGACCAACGCGCTGCGCGTGCCGGCGCCCGCGACGCCGCTCAATGCGGACGGCGTGCCGCGCTGCATGCTGTTCCATGCGACGTCCGCCGAGATCAAGAAGTGGCCGCAGGCCAGCTGGGTCCGCGTGGGGCAGGCCCTGACCGCGCGCGGCTATCGCATCCAGCTGCCGTGGGGCTCCGACAAGGAGCGTCAGGAATCGGAGGCGCTGGCCGCCCAGATTCCGGGCGCCGAAGTGCTGCCGCGCATGTCGATCACCGAAGTCGCGCAACGCGTCGATGCCGCCGCGCTCGTCGTGGGCATGGACACGGGCTTCGTGCACCTGGCCGATGCGCTTGGCAAGCCGTCGGTGATGCTGTTCACGGCCACGGACCGGCAGCATTTCGGCATCCATACGGAAGGGCAGTCGCTGTCGATCGGCGATCGCGGCGCGCCGCCGACGGTCGAGGACGTGATGGCCGCGGTGGATAAGGTGACGGCGCCTCATGACGCCAGCCCGGCCCTCCATCAGGCGGCCGGCGCAAGCGCGATGCAATCCCCCGCGTAG
- a CDS encoding cysteine hydrolase family protein — protein MSAPFTLLDAAGASRKPAAWQDAVLVVVDHQQEYVDGRLPLVGMPSAIAACAELLALAREHGTPVVHIVHHGKAGGAFDPGTRFAQIIDGLTPQGDEATVVKHLPNSFAGTELAARLEALGRKELIVAGFQTHMCVSATVRSALDHGYRCTVVAAACATRDLPDPLGGEPVPAAALHRVTLAALHDRFATVVPDASAWR, from the coding sequence ATGTCCGCTCCCTTCACCCTGCTCGACGCCGCCGGCGCGAGCCGCAAGCCCGCTGCCTGGCAGGACGCCGTGCTGGTCGTCGTCGACCACCAGCAGGAGTACGTCGATGGCCGGCTGCCGCTGGTCGGCATGCCATCCGCCATCGCGGCCTGTGCCGAACTGCTCGCGCTCGCGCGCGAACATGGCACCCCCGTCGTGCATATCGTCCATCACGGCAAGGCCGGTGGCGCGTTCGACCCCGGCACCCGCTTCGCGCAGATCATCGACGGCCTGACGCCGCAGGGCGACGAGGCGACCGTGGTCAAGCATCTGCCCAACAGCTTTGCCGGGACCGAGCTCGCGGCGCGGCTGGAGGCGCTGGGCCGCAAGGAGCTGATCGTCGCGGGCTTCCAGACGCATATGTGCGTGAGCGCCACCGTGCGGTCCGCGCTCGACCACGGTTACCGCTGCACGGTGGTGGCCGCGGCCTGCGCCACGCGCGATCTGCCCGATCCGCTCGGGGGCGAGCCGGTGCCGGCCGCCGCGCTGCACCGCGTGACGCTGGCGGCGCTGCACGATCGCTTTGCCACGGTGGTGCCGGACGCCTCCGCCTGGCGGTAA